A genomic region of Microlunatus sagamiharensis contains the following coding sequences:
- a CDS encoding ROK family protein, whose protein sequence is MTGPGGAGGIREVLLGVDVGGTKVDLALATPDREVLARRRLRTNATEGADQVVARACALARELVAAHSAQLVAAGVVSPGVVRRDRVLLAPNIEGWGALHLEEALRAGLAGVVEAGVPLVLGNDVKAGALAESREGALRGSRTGLYLNLGTGVAMAAVVDGTVLSGAHGAGGEVAYAQTAPGQTGAAEDRAPLEELVGGRSLDTLASRVAGRPTTAVEALLGDDEALRSALSPALDALDVAVVNACCLLDPDVVAVAGGLMGAASVLLPRLQRAVDRGVPLPPRVVGARHLVDAPLVGALLLAADAAGAAHAVRGSTPRLPTKELA, encoded by the coding sequence GTGACCGGGCCCGGCGGAGCCGGAGGGATCCGCGAGGTCCTCCTCGGCGTCGACGTGGGCGGGACCAAGGTCGACCTCGCCCTCGCCACGCCCGACCGGGAAGTCCTCGCGCGGCGCCGGCTGCGGACCAACGCCACGGAGGGGGCCGACCAGGTGGTCGCCCGCGCGTGCGCGCTGGCCCGCGAGCTCGTCGCGGCGCACTCCGCGCAGCTGGTCGCCGCCGGGGTGGTGAGCCCCGGCGTCGTGCGACGCGACCGGGTGCTGCTCGCCCCGAACATCGAGGGCTGGGGCGCGCTGCACCTGGAGGAGGCCCTGCGCGCCGGGCTCGCCGGGGTGGTCGAGGCCGGGGTGCCCCTGGTGCTGGGCAACGACGTCAAGGCCGGGGCGCTGGCCGAGAGCCGCGAGGGCGCGCTGCGCGGCAGCCGTACCGGGCTCTACCTCAACCTCGGGACCGGGGTGGCCATGGCCGCCGTCGTCGACGGGACCGTGCTGAGCGGCGCCCACGGCGCGGGCGGCGAGGTCGCGTACGCGCAGACGGCCCCGGGGCAGACCGGGGCCGCCGAGGACCGGGCGCCCCTGGAGGAGCTCGTCGGCGGACGGTCGCTGGACACCCTCGCGAGCCGCGTCGCCGGTCGGCCGACCACGGCGGTCGAGGCCCTGCTGGGCGACGACGAGGCCCTGCGGTCGGCCCTCTCCCCGGCCCTCGATGCCCTCGACGTCGCCGTCGTGAACGCCTGCTGCCTGCTGGACCCCGACGTGGTCGCGGTCGCCGGCGGGCTCATGGGAGCGGCCTCGGTGCTGCTGCCCCGCCTGCAGCGCGCGGTCGACCGCGGCGTCCCGCTGCCCCCGCGCGTCGTCGGAGCCCGGCACCTCGTCGACGCCCCGCTCGTCGGGGCGCTCCTGCTCGCCGCCGACGCGGCCGGCGCCGCCCACGCCGTCCGTGGCTCGACCCCCCGCCTCCCGACGAAGGAGCTCGCATGA
- a CDS encoding glycoside hydrolase family 2 protein, with protein sequence MTTPRWLVAVGTAAALALAATSTGGTAAAAGPPPPAAGGATASPTVTAPASTTASDAAARDALTSLVRRQAPGDLGTTTVGTQGWRVTSSADDQAGGSEVSSPGHPTRGWLRVHPDDAGAPGTEIAALLQNGACPHVFYSDTMRRCFGTQETGKETVKRFAVPWWYRTTFPAPKHLGADGHAALVTNGVVGEADVWVNGTEVATRSSITGAYTQHRIDVTRLLRAHGDNTVAIKVYPNDPLTYFTVSNIDWTQIPPDQNTGIQMPVQLQSSPGVELTDSHVVQQTAADLGRTRLTVAATLTNPGAAPRQATLAAVVVAPDDAAAPVYVTKTVTVAPGSTRVTITPDDAPALQVEHPRIWWPYRMGAQPLYTLVTALASDGALVGSSTSHFGVRTVSSALVGDSPLAPGGVRQYTVDGRPLVLRGGGFDPDLFLRYSAADTAQQIRLLKSAGLNTVRVEGHFMPQDFYDQMDAAGILVASGWSCCDAWELPTDTPVSAHDLGVLSDSAYAVARSLRAHASVFTFQWSDNNPTPPQEDVTLKAFRAEDFDIPVLASAEDKSSPQLGLAGEKEGPYDWVPPSYWYDREHSPYADDTSLTNAGGAWALDSEESAGHTIPTRDSMDRFLSPADQRRLWREPKANQYHANAETGTSGYNFGTLYNFDTALQKRYGSWSGLDAYVKEAQLANYEDVRAQFEAFLLHSTDAASPSTGTIYWMANKGWPTLLWALYNADYDQAGSFFGAQEANRSLHAMFDPATSTVALDNLTGATARGLSVEARVVGTDGTVLDHGRSARVDLAAQQVRGGLLHLAVPATTAPPQRASTYLVELVLRRGTHVVDRNTYWLSTQRDVVDWAATLGNPQATMTQYGDLTGLHDLPAARVRVSSRTRTHGATSTTTVTLRNTSTSATALFLRADVRRGTARGTRRGGDDQVRTATWSANDLSLAPGESQTITATYARRDLHGDRPVVTVGGWDVATTTLRG encoded by the coding sequence ATGACCACTCCCCGGTGGCTCGTCGCCGTCGGCACCGCCGCGGCGCTCGCCCTGGCCGCGACCTCGACGGGCGGCACGGCGGCCGCGGCCGGGCCGCCGCCACCCGCGGCCGGCGGCGCGACGGCCTCTCCTACGGTGACCGCTCCCGCGTCGACCACCGCCTCCGACGCCGCGGCCCGCGACGCCCTCACGTCGCTCGTGCGCCGCCAGGCACCCGGGGACCTCGGGACGACGACGGTCGGGACGCAGGGCTGGCGCGTGACCAGCTCCGCCGACGACCAGGCCGGCGGGTCGGAGGTGTCGTCGCCGGGCCACCCCACGCGCGGCTGGCTGCGGGTGCACCCCGACGACGCCGGCGCACCGGGGACGGAGATCGCCGCCCTGCTGCAGAACGGGGCCTGCCCGCACGTCTTCTACTCCGACACGATGCGTCGCTGCTTCGGCACCCAGGAGACCGGCAAGGAGACCGTCAAGCGCTTCGCCGTCCCGTGGTGGTACCGGACGACCTTCCCGGCGCCGAAGCACCTCGGGGCCGACGGCCACGCCGCGCTCGTCACGAACGGCGTCGTCGGCGAGGCCGACGTCTGGGTGAACGGGACCGAGGTGGCGACCCGCTCGAGCATCACCGGTGCGTACACCCAGCACCGCATCGACGTGACACGGCTGCTGCGGGCCCACGGGGACAACACCGTGGCGATCAAGGTCTACCCCAACGACCCGCTGACGTACTTCACGGTGTCGAACATCGACTGGACCCAGATCCCGCCGGACCAGAACACCGGCATTCAGATGCCCGTGCAGCTCCAGAGCTCGCCGGGCGTCGAGCTCACCGACAGCCACGTCGTGCAGCAGACCGCCGCCGACCTGGGCCGCACCCGGCTCACGGTCGCCGCGACGCTCACCAACCCGGGCGCCGCACCCCGGCAGGCCACGCTGGCCGCGGTCGTCGTCGCACCCGACGACGCGGCCGCACCGGTCTACGTGACGAAGACCGTGACCGTGGCCCCGGGCAGCACGCGGGTGACGATCACCCCCGACGACGCCCCGGCCCTGCAGGTCGAGCACCCGCGTATCTGGTGGCCGTACCGGATGGGCGCCCAGCCGCTCTACACCCTCGTCACCGCCCTGGCGTCCGACGGCGCCCTGGTCGGCAGCAGCACCAGCCACTTCGGCGTGCGCACCGTCAGCAGCGCGCTGGTCGGGGACTCGCCCCTCGCGCCCGGCGGCGTGCGGCAGTACACGGTGGACGGGCGTCCGCTCGTGCTGCGGGGCGGCGGCTTCGACCCCGATCTGTTCCTGCGCTACTCCGCGGCCGACACCGCGCAGCAGATCCGGCTGCTGAAGAGCGCCGGGCTGAACACGGTGCGCGTGGAGGGCCACTTCATGCCGCAGGACTTCTACGACCAGATGGACGCCGCCGGGATCCTCGTGGCCTCCGGCTGGTCCTGCTGCGACGCGTGGGAGCTGCCGACCGACACCCCGGTCAGCGCCCACGACCTCGGCGTGCTGAGCGACTCCGCGTACGCGGTCGCCCGGAGCCTGCGCGCGCACGCGTCGGTCTTCACCTTCCAGTGGAGCGACAACAACCCCACCCCGCCGCAGGAGGACGTGACGCTGAAGGCCTTCCGGGCGGAGGACTTCGACATCCCCGTCCTCGCCTCGGCCGAGGACAAGTCCTCTCCGCAGCTCGGCCTCGCCGGGGAGAAGGAGGGGCCCTACGACTGGGTCCCGCCGTCCTACTGGTACGACCGCGAGCACTCCCCGTACGCCGACGACACCAGCCTCACCAACGCGGGCGGCGCCTGGGCGCTCGACAGCGAGGAGAGCGCCGGCCACACGATCCCGACGCGCGACTCGATGGACCGCTTCCTGTCCCCCGCCGACCAGCGCCGGCTCTGGCGCGAGCCGAAGGCGAACCAGTACCACGCGAACGCCGAGACGGGCACGAGCGGCTACAACTTCGGCACCCTGTACAACTTCGACACCGCCCTGCAGAAGCGGTACGGGTCGTGGTCCGGGCTCGACGCCTACGTGAAGGAGGCGCAGCTCGCGAACTACGAGGACGTGCGTGCCCAGTTCGAGGCCTTCCTCCTGCACTCCACCGACGCCGCCTCGCCCTCGACCGGGACGATCTACTGGATGGCCAACAAGGGCTGGCCGACGCTGCTCTGGGCGCTCTACAACGCCGACTACGACCAGGCCGGGAGCTTCTTCGGCGCCCAGGAGGCGAACCGGTCGCTGCACGCGATGTTCGACCCGGCGACGAGCACGGTCGCGCTGGACAACCTGACCGGCGCCACGGCCCGGGGGTTGTCGGTGGAGGCCCGCGTCGTCGGCACCGACGGGACGGTCCTGGACCACGGACGCAGCGCCCGGGTCGACCTGGCCGCCCAGCAGGTGCGGGGCGGACTGCTGCACCTCGCCGTGCCGGCGACCACCGCGCCGCCGCAGCGGGCCTCGACCTACCTCGTCGAGCTCGTCCTGCGCCGGGGCACGCACGTCGTCGACCGGAACACCTACTGGCTCTCCACCCAGCGCGACGTCGTCGACTGGGCCGCCACGCTCGGCAACCCCCAGGCGACGATGACGCAGTACGGCGACCTCACAGGGCTGCACGACCTCCCCGCGGCGCGCGTCCGCGTCTCCTCCCGCACGCGGACGCACGGCGCGACGAGCACGACGACGGTGACGCTCCGCAACACCTCGACGAGCGCGACCGCCCTCTTCCTGCGCGCCGACGTCCGCCGCGGGACCGCCCGCGGGACCCGCCGGGGCGGCGACGACCAGGTGCGCACCGCGACCTGGAGCGCGAACGACCTGAGCCTCGCCCCGGGCGAGAGCCAGACCATCACGGCGACGTACGCGCGCCGTGACCTGCACGGCGACCGGCCGGTCGTCACCGTCGGCGGCTGGGACGTCGCCACCACGACGCTGCGCGGCTGA
- a CDS encoding beta-N-acetylhexosaminidase: protein MHPRPRTTGLQAAAVTALLATSLALTSPAAQAADPPAPPSSGAAPSGQTAAMDVPTPAQRILPTPRSLETRKGSLTFDAASAVDVGRHPRRSTLGVADYLADFLRTPTGYDWPVERGSKAPGRVVLRTGGPASLGTEGYRLEVGTKSVTIEARTSTGLFHGVQTLRQLMPAAVEGHQRAEGTTWSIPRVRVSDSPRYPVRGAMLDVARHFMSVEEVKAYIDAMVPLKLNTFELHLADDQGWRLEIRSWPRLATYGGALETGGTKGGYYTQEQYADLVAYAKARHITVVPEIDLPGHTNAALSSYAELNCDGKAPAPYTGTEVGFSSLCADKDVTYRFLSDVLGEVAALTPGKYVSIGGDEAHSTTQADYTKMVDAAQKVLRQHGKRMWGWHQTASADPAKKSIAAYWGTTGSKDDIALAQEAARKGQRLVMAPADHAYLDMKYDPTFTYGQDWAAVVPVSDSYAWDPATLVAGVPSSAVAGVLAPVWTETLPDITTVELMAFPRLAGIAQIGWSPRRTHDLEPYLVQLAVQGPRWEAAGVNFYRSPEVAWHRFG, encoded by the coding sequence ATGCACCCCCGTCCGCGCACCACCGGCCTGCAGGCCGCCGCCGTCACCGCCCTCCTGGCCACGAGCCTGGCCCTCACCTCCCCCGCGGCGCAGGCCGCCGACCCGCCCGCACCGCCCTCCTCGGGCGCGGCCCCGTCCGGGCAGACTGCGGCGATGGACGTCCCCACCCCCGCCCAGCGCATCCTGCCGACGCCGAGGTCGCTCGAGACCCGCAAGGGTTCGCTGACCTTCGACGCCGCGAGCGCGGTCGACGTCGGCCGTCACCCGAGGAGGAGCACGCTCGGCGTCGCGGACTACCTGGCGGACTTCCTGCGCACCCCCACCGGCTACGACTGGCCGGTCGAACGCGGCTCGAAGGCGCCCGGACGCGTCGTGCTCCGCACCGGCGGACCGGCCAGCCTCGGCACGGAGGGCTACCGCCTCGAGGTCGGCACGAAGAGCGTCACGATCGAGGCGCGAACGAGCACCGGCCTCTTCCACGGCGTGCAGACGCTGCGCCAGCTCATGCCCGCCGCGGTCGAGGGCCACCAGCGCGCCGAGGGCACGACGTGGTCGATCCCGCGGGTCCGGGTCAGCGACTCCCCGCGCTACCCGGTGCGCGGCGCGATGCTCGACGTCGCCCGGCACTTCATGAGCGTCGAGGAGGTCAAGGCCTACATCGACGCGATGGTCCCGCTGAAGCTGAACACCTTCGAGCTCCACCTCGCCGACGACCAGGGCTGGCGGCTCGAGATCCGCAGCTGGCCGAGGCTCGCGACGTACGGCGGCGCGCTCGAGACCGGCGGCACGAAGGGCGGCTACTACACCCAGGAGCAGTACGCCGACCTCGTCGCGTACGCGAAGGCCCGCCACATCACCGTCGTCCCCGAGATCGACCTCCCCGGCCACACCAACGCGGCGCTCTCCAGCTATGCCGAGCTCAACTGCGACGGCAAGGCCCCGGCGCCCTACACCGGCACCGAGGTCGGCTTCAGCTCGCTGTGCGCCGACAAGGACGTCACCTACCGCTTCCTGTCCGACGTGCTCGGCGAGGTCGCCGCGCTGACGCCGGGGAAGTACGTGAGCATCGGCGGCGACGAGGCCCACAGCACCACCCAGGCCGACTACACGAAGATGGTCGACGCCGCCCAGAAGGTGCTGCGGCAGCACGGCAAGCGGATGTGGGGCTGGCACCAGACCGCCTCGGCCGACCCGGCGAAGAAGAGCATCGCCGCCTACTGGGGCACGACGGGGTCGAAGGACGACATCGCGCTGGCGCAGGAGGCCGCGCGGAAGGGCCAGCGCCTGGTCATGGCACCGGCCGACCACGCGTACCTCGACATGAAGTACGACCCGACCTTCACCTACGGCCAGGACTGGGCCGCCGTGGTGCCCGTCTCCGACTCCTACGCCTGGGACCCGGCGACGCTCGTGGCGGGCGTCCCGTCGTCGGCGGTCGCCGGCGTGCTCGCGCCCGTGTGGACCGAGACGCTGCCCGACATCACGACGGTCGAGCTGATGGCCTTCCCGCGCCTGGCCGGCATCGCCCAGATCGGCTGGTCACCGCGGCGGACGCACGACCTCGAGCCCTACCTGGTGCAGCTCGCGGTGCAGGGGCCCCGCTGGGAGGCGGCCGGCGTGAACTTCTACCGTTCGCCCGAGGTCGCCTGGCACCGGTTCGGCTGA